A section of the Rhizomicrobium sp. genome encodes:
- a CDS encoding alpha/beta fold hydrolase, which translates to MPLDLKTVATPHVPVRYLEGGSGAPLVFLHGAGGALANDAFLNRLAEKYHVYAPLLPGYGDSEECPELRDMLDFTLHSWDVVEALGLKDPILVGHSMGGMIAAEMAAVAPHDVTRLALICPAGLWLDAYPIPDIFATLPFEMPALLFHDVEAGTKLLTAGLSFGDPKFLQTYLVTNARQLGMAGKILFPIPERGLSTRLYRIKAKTVLIWGDSDRLIPPAYAHGFKKGIAGAELVSIPEAGHMVTLEKTDRVVQAIGRIASGST; encoded by the coding sequence ATGCCTCTGGACCTCAAAACCGTCGCCACGCCGCACGTTCCCGTCCGCTATCTCGAAGGCGGCTCCGGCGCGCCGCTCGTCTTCCTGCACGGCGCCGGCGGCGCGCTGGCGAACGACGCGTTCCTGAACCGGCTCGCGGAGAAGTACCACGTCTACGCGCCGCTGCTGCCCGGCTATGGCGACAGCGAGGAATGTCCCGAGCTGCGCGACATGCTCGACTTCACCCTCCACAGCTGGGACGTGGTCGAAGCACTCGGCCTCAAAGACCCGATCCTGGTCGGCCATTCGATGGGCGGCATGATCGCCGCCGAGATGGCGGCGGTGGCGCCGCACGACGTGACGCGGCTGGCGCTGATCTGTCCGGCGGGCCTGTGGCTCGACGCCTATCCGATCCCCGACATCTTCGCGACGCTGCCCTTCGAGATGCCCGCGCTCCTGTTCCACGATGTGGAGGCGGGGACCAAGCTGCTGACGGCGGGCCTTTCCTTCGGCGATCCGAAATTCCTGCAGACCTATCTCGTCACCAATGCGCGCCAGCTCGGCATGGCGGGCAAGATCCTGTTTCCGATTCCGGAGCGCGGGCTCTCGACGCGCCTCTACCGCATCAAGGCGAAGACGGTGCTGATCTGGGGCGACAGCGACAGGCTGATCCCGCCGGCCTATGCGCACGGCTTCAAGAAGGGCATCGCGGGCGCGGAGTTGGTTTCGATCCCGGAGGCCGGCCACATGGTGACGCTGGAAAAGACCGATCGGGTCGTGCAGGCAATCGGCCGGATCGCCTCAGGCTCTACGTGA